From the Lathyrus oleraceus cultivar Zhongwan6 chromosome 4, CAAS_Psat_ZW6_1.0, whole genome shotgun sequence genome, one window contains:
- the LOC127075830 gene encoding histone deacetylase complex subunit SAP18, which yields MSDGGAKRQGGRPLPPPPRGPPPPSSRPRLEPVDREKTCPLLLRVFTKIGSHHTMDDFSVRGKEPKDEVQIYTWKDATLRELTDLVKEVAPAARRRNAKLSFSFVFPDKNGRFKVQEVGKTLSFGNGRLDDNKALAELGFEIGDYLDVAIL from the exons ATGAGCGACGGAGGTGCAAAACGACAAGGCGGAAGACCATTACCGCCGCCGCCAAGAGGTCCTCCTCCGCCCTCCTCTCGCCCTCGCCTCGAGCCCGTCGATCGCGAAAAG ACTTGTCCTTTGCTTTTGCGTGTTTTCACTAAG ATTGGAAGTCATCATACAATGGATGATTTTTCGGTTAGAGGGAAAGAACCTAAAGATGAAGTTCAGATTTATACCTGGAAAGATGCTACACTCCGAGAATTAACCGATCTT GTCAAAGAAGTGGCTCCTGCTGCGAGAAGAAGAAATGCAAAACTCTCCTTTTCTTTTGTGTTTCCCGATAAAAATGGTCGTTTCAAAGTTCAAGAG GTGGGTAAGACATTATCTTTTGGAAATGGAAGATTAGACGATAACAAGGCTTTAGCTGAGCTTGGTTTTGAG ATTGGCGATTACTTGGATGTGGCTATTCTTTAG